A DNA window from Entelurus aequoreus isolate RoL-2023_Sb linkage group LG24, RoL_Eaeq_v1.1, whole genome shotgun sequence contains the following coding sequences:
- the clpxb gene encoding ATP-dependent Clp protease ATP-binding subunit clpX-like, mitochondrial isoform X1, whose amino-acid sequence MSCPCASAARLFLNRAHRGLSCSMLQFYSVSRYGSKDAHLPPRVRVRSFSETAVCFAAKDGTTKDSGSDGGKKSISEAKRTSGSGGSGKGGSQLRCPKCGDPCTHVETFVSSTRFVKCEKCQHFFVVLTETDSKKGLNKEPESAAEAVKLAFAQKPPPPPKKIYAYLDKYVVGQSYAKKVLAVAVYNHYKRIYNNIPAGSRQQVEVEKQPSLTPRELEMRRREDEYRFTKLLQIAGISPHGNALGASMQQQTSQQAPQERRGGEVLDSTHVEIKLEKSNIILLGPTGSGKTLLAQTLARCLDVPFAICDCTTLTQAGYVGEDIESVIAKLLQDANYSVEKAQQGIVFLDEVDKIGSVPGIHQLRDVGGEGVQQGLLKLLEGTIVNVPEKNSRKLRGETVQVDTTNILFVASGAFNGLDRIISRRKNEKYLGFGTPSNLGKGRRAAAAADLANTSGETDTVAEIEEKDRLLKHVEARDLIEFGMIPEFVGRLPVVVPLHSLDEETLVRILTEPRNAVVPQYQALFSMDKCELRVTQDALKAIARMALERKTGARGLRSIMEKLLLEPMFEVPHSDIMVVELNNDVVQGKSQPRYIRAPTKEQTEEDYDSGIEEENWPRQADAANN is encoded by the exons ATGTCCTGTCCGTGTGCTTCGGCGGCGAGGTTGTTCCTAAACAGAGCACACAGAG GATTGTCCTGCTCTATGCTCCAGTTTTACTCTGTGAGTCGTTATGGTTCCAAGGACGCTCATCTACCTCCCCGTGTGCGGGTAAGGTCCTTTTCCGAGACAGCTGTCTGCTTTGCCGCCAAAGATGGAACAACTAAGGACAGCGGGAGTGATGGTGGAAAG AAGAGCATCAGTGAGGCCAAGAGAACCTCAGGCTCTGGAGGATCAGGCAAAGGGGGAAGCCAGCTACGATGCCCCAAATGTGGAGACCCCTGCACACATGTAGAAACCTTTGTTT catCCACACGATTCGTCAAATGTGAGAAATGCCAACACTTTTTTGTGGTTCTGACTGAGACGGACTCAAAGAAGGGGCTAAACAAAGAGCCCGAGTCTGCTGCGGAAGCTGTGAAACTCGCTTTTGCACAGAAACCTCCCCCTCCCCCCAAGAAG ATATACGCTTATCTCGACAAATATGTGGTGGGTCAGTCCTATGCGAAGAAGGTGTTGGCCGTGGCTGTGTACAATCACTACAAGCGCATCTATAACAACATCCCTGCCGGCAGTCGCCAGCAAGTGGAGGTGGAGAAACAACCCTCTCTGACACCTCGTG AGCTAGAGATGAGAAGACGAGAGGATGAATACAGATTCACAA agcTACTGCAGATTGCAGGGATCAGCCCCCATGGCAACGCTCTGGGAGCCTCAATGCAGCAGCAGACTAGTCAGCAGGCACCACAGGAGAGGAGGGGGGGTGAGGTCTTGGACTCCACACATGTCGAAATTAAACTGGAGAAAAGCAACATCATACTTCTTGGTCCAACTGGCTCAG GGAAGACGTTGTTGGCACAGACACTAGCACGCTGTCTAGATGTTCCCTTCGCAATATGCGACTGCACCACATTAACACAAGCCGGATATGTGGGAGAAGACATCGAGTCGGTCATTGCCAAACTGCTGCAAGATGCAAACTACTCCGTGGAGAAAGCGCAGCAAG gtatCGTGTTTCTGGATGAGGTGGACAAGATTGGCAGTGTTCCTGGCATCCATCAGCTACGAGATGTGGGAGGAGAGGGAGTACAGCAG GGTTTGCTTAAACTTTTGGAGGGTACAATCGTCAATGTTCCTGAGAAAAACTCCAGGAAGCTGAGAGGAGAGACCGTACAAGTGGACACAACAAACATCCTGTTTGTGGCCTCTGGTGCCTTTAATGGACTCGACAGAATCATCAGCAGAAGGAAGAATGAGAAG TATTTAGGCTTTGGAACGCCTTCCAACTTGGGAAAAGGACGCCGTGCAGCAGCTGCGGCTGACTTGGCCAACACCAGCGGCGAGACTGACACGGTGGCAGAGATCGAGGAGAAAGACAGGCTGCTGAAGCATGTAGAGGCGCGAGACCTGATTGAATTTGGAATGATCCCAGAGTTTGTGGGCCGTCTTCCCGTGGTGGTTCCTCTCCACAGCTTGGATGAAGAGACACTAGTCCGGATTTTGACTGAGCCACGCAATGCTGTGGTGCCACAGTACCAGGCTCTGTTTAGCATGGACAAA TGTGAACTCCGTGTGACTCAAGATGCCTTGAAGGCCATCGCTCGCATGGCTCTGGAAAGAAAGACTGGAGCTCGTGGGCTCAGATCCATCATG GAAAAGCTTCTCCTGGAGCCAATGTTTGAGGTGCCACACTCAGACATCATGGTTGTCGAGCTGAACAACGATGTGGTCCAAGGGAAGTCGCAGCCCAGATACATCAG GGCTCCGACCAAAGAGCAGACCGAAGAGGACTACGACTCAGGCATCGAAGAGGAGAACTGGCCTCGACAGGCAGACGCTGCTAACAACTGA
- the clpxb gene encoding ATP-dependent Clp protease ATP-binding subunit clpX-like, mitochondrial isoform X2, whose translation MSCPCASAARLFLNRAHRGLSCSMLQFYSVSRYGSKDAHLPPRVRVRSFSETAVCFAAKDGTTKDSGSDGGKKSISEAKRTSGSGGSGKGGSQLRCPKCGDPCTHVETFVSSTRFVKCEKCQHFFVVLTETDSKKGLNKEPESAAEAVKLAFAQKPPPPPKKIYAYLDKYVVGQSYAKKVLAVAVYNHYKRIYNNIPAGSRQQVEVEKQPSLTPRELLQIAGISPHGNALGASMQQQTSQQAPQERRGGEVLDSTHVEIKLEKSNIILLGPTGSGKTLLAQTLARCLDVPFAICDCTTLTQAGYVGEDIESVIAKLLQDANYSVEKAQQGIVFLDEVDKIGSVPGIHQLRDVGGEGVQQGLLKLLEGTIVNVPEKNSRKLRGETVQVDTTNILFVASGAFNGLDRIISRRKNEKYLGFGTPSNLGKGRRAAAAADLANTSGETDTVAEIEEKDRLLKHVEARDLIEFGMIPEFVGRLPVVVPLHSLDEETLVRILTEPRNAVVPQYQALFSMDKCELRVTQDALKAIARMALERKTGARGLRSIMEKLLLEPMFEVPHSDIMVVELNNDVVQGKSQPRYIRAPTKEQTEEDYDSGIEEENWPRQADAANN comes from the exons ATGTCCTGTCCGTGTGCTTCGGCGGCGAGGTTGTTCCTAAACAGAGCACACAGAG GATTGTCCTGCTCTATGCTCCAGTTTTACTCTGTGAGTCGTTATGGTTCCAAGGACGCTCATCTACCTCCCCGTGTGCGGGTAAGGTCCTTTTCCGAGACAGCTGTCTGCTTTGCCGCCAAAGATGGAACAACTAAGGACAGCGGGAGTGATGGTGGAAAG AAGAGCATCAGTGAGGCCAAGAGAACCTCAGGCTCTGGAGGATCAGGCAAAGGGGGAAGCCAGCTACGATGCCCCAAATGTGGAGACCCCTGCACACATGTAGAAACCTTTGTTT catCCACACGATTCGTCAAATGTGAGAAATGCCAACACTTTTTTGTGGTTCTGACTGAGACGGACTCAAAGAAGGGGCTAAACAAAGAGCCCGAGTCTGCTGCGGAAGCTGTGAAACTCGCTTTTGCACAGAAACCTCCCCCTCCCCCCAAGAAG ATATACGCTTATCTCGACAAATATGTGGTGGGTCAGTCCTATGCGAAGAAGGTGTTGGCCGTGGCTGTGTACAATCACTACAAGCGCATCTATAACAACATCCCTGCCGGCAGTCGCCAGCAAGTGGAGGTGGAGAAACAACCCTCTCTGACACCTCGTG agcTACTGCAGATTGCAGGGATCAGCCCCCATGGCAACGCTCTGGGAGCCTCAATGCAGCAGCAGACTAGTCAGCAGGCACCACAGGAGAGGAGGGGGGGTGAGGTCTTGGACTCCACACATGTCGAAATTAAACTGGAGAAAAGCAACATCATACTTCTTGGTCCAACTGGCTCAG GGAAGACGTTGTTGGCACAGACACTAGCACGCTGTCTAGATGTTCCCTTCGCAATATGCGACTGCACCACATTAACACAAGCCGGATATGTGGGAGAAGACATCGAGTCGGTCATTGCCAAACTGCTGCAAGATGCAAACTACTCCGTGGAGAAAGCGCAGCAAG gtatCGTGTTTCTGGATGAGGTGGACAAGATTGGCAGTGTTCCTGGCATCCATCAGCTACGAGATGTGGGAGGAGAGGGAGTACAGCAG GGTTTGCTTAAACTTTTGGAGGGTACAATCGTCAATGTTCCTGAGAAAAACTCCAGGAAGCTGAGAGGAGAGACCGTACAAGTGGACACAACAAACATCCTGTTTGTGGCCTCTGGTGCCTTTAATGGACTCGACAGAATCATCAGCAGAAGGAAGAATGAGAAG TATTTAGGCTTTGGAACGCCTTCCAACTTGGGAAAAGGACGCCGTGCAGCAGCTGCGGCTGACTTGGCCAACACCAGCGGCGAGACTGACACGGTGGCAGAGATCGAGGAGAAAGACAGGCTGCTGAAGCATGTAGAGGCGCGAGACCTGATTGAATTTGGAATGATCCCAGAGTTTGTGGGCCGTCTTCCCGTGGTGGTTCCTCTCCACAGCTTGGATGAAGAGACACTAGTCCGGATTTTGACTGAGCCACGCAATGCTGTGGTGCCACAGTACCAGGCTCTGTTTAGCATGGACAAA TGTGAACTCCGTGTGACTCAAGATGCCTTGAAGGCCATCGCTCGCATGGCTCTGGAAAGAAAGACTGGAGCTCGTGGGCTCAGATCCATCATG GAAAAGCTTCTCCTGGAGCCAATGTTTGAGGTGCCACACTCAGACATCATGGTTGTCGAGCTGAACAACGATGTGGTCCAAGGGAAGTCGCAGCCCAGATACATCAG GGCTCCGACCAAAGAGCAGACCGAAGAGGACTACGACTCAGGCATCGAAGAGGAGAACTGGCCTCGACAGGCAGACGCTGCTAACAACTGA